The genomic interval TTTAAAAACATTCTTCTTTGTTTTCTCTGTAAAAAGGTTCGGCCTTTGGAACGAGACGAAGCAGGAGATTTACATATAATGGCAAGGTCAATCTACATGCTGGAATAAACAAAATTGCACTTTTGAGCGTCGCTGTTGGATTACCGGTTAGTTTCTTTCCATAACTGATGCAAATTTagcattttatttgattattctCTGATCGAAAAtcacatttattttttgaagaatGTGGGAGGACACTATGAAACATGGAGCACCGGAATCCTTGGTCCAGTTGCGCTGGAAGGACTCAACCAAGGAAAGTGGGACTTATCCTGGCAAAAGTGGACCTATCAGGTTAATGCATTTACTTACTTTGACATCAAAATTGATATGAACTGTTCGATGAAAGCTCATTGCTTTTAATTTATACAGACTGGTCTGAAAGGAGAAGCTATGGATCTTGTCTCTCCAAACCAATTTTCGGCTGTTGAATGGATGAGTGGATCATTAGCTCAACAAAGACCACAACCATTGACATGGCACAAGGTAATGCTATGCAACCGAAAAAAAGATGCAATCTTTTTTCCTGTTGTGAACACTCTATCCAAATACTTAAAAAACTTTGTCTCTTTCAACTTTGCAGACTTATTTTAATGCGCCTGAAGGAGACGAGCCGCTTGCCTTGGACATGGAAGGAATGGGAAAAGGACAGATATGGATTAATGGCCAGAGTATTGGAAGATACTGGACTGCTTATGCTAATGGTAACTGCAACGAATGCCATTACGCTGGAGGTTTTAAACCTCCCAAGTGTCAGCTCGGTTGTGGACAACCAACTCAACGATGGTACGATTGAAATTGAAAAATCCCATGTTAACACAAAACAATTAGTGAAACTACCTTTAATCACCATCGCCAATACTTTCATTTTTCAGGTACCATGTTCCTCGGTCTTGGTTGAGGCCAACACAGAATCTATTGGTTCTTTTCGAGGAGCTTGGAGGTAATCCTTCAAGAATTTCTCTTGTGAAAAGGTCAGTTTCAAGTGTATGCGCTGAGGTCGCCGAGTACCACCCAACAATAAAGAACTGGCACATAGAAAGCTATGGAAAATCCGAAGAGTTCCACAGTCCAAAGGTTCATCTGCGTTGTAATCAAGACCAATCTATCGCTTCTATCAAATTCGCTAGCTTCGGTACTCCTTTGGGAACCTGTGGAAGTTACCAACAAGGAACATGCCATTCACCTGCTTCATATTCTGTCATAGAAAGGGTAACAAAATGGTTAAACATTAAAATACATTGCATTGCTTTCCTTAGAACCGAAAATTGAAATCATTTTCATTCTTCATTTTTTTCACAGAAATGCATAGGGAAACAAAGATGTGCAGTAACCATATCCAATAGTAACTTTGGGCACGATCCATGTCCGAACGTGTTGAAGCGTCTGACAGTCGAAGCTGTTTGTGCACCAACAGTTGGAGGGGGTAATTAAGCACACAAGAGAATGCCTTGCTGtgactactactactactattacTACTTGACAACATAGAAGATTAGTACAGAAAGAGAGAGAATCAATGAAGATTGGAATGAACCAAACATAATTTAGTTAGATGGAATTTGCCATAGCTTTGTTTAAGTTTCTGAGAGTGTTTTTACTGCCAAAGGCAATTAGTTGTTGATTTATGTTGGATAATGAGCTACCTACCCTTTAGAGAATaggttgtttttctttttttcaagaaaaaagttTGTACATTTCTTAAGGTCCTACAATTTTTGGGTCCTTAAGACTTAGGTAGGGAGAGTTTTCGGCGGCCCCGGTCCCCGGCCTTTTAACGGGTTATTGGCACCGGGAAATGAGGTGGTGTATGTTTATTGAGTGATTTGTTATTAGTTATTCTGTTTTATTTTATTCCTGGGGTTACCTaaaacaaagtaaaaaaaacacaataaccCCAGTTTGGATCATCTTAGAAACGGTTCCTAGGATGACCATATTGTTTGTATGTGCAGTGCAGTAAACTAATGAATGAATTTTACAAGTGCTTTTCTCCATATTTGTCAAACCAATTGCTAAATGTAAAAATGAATACGATTTAGAATATATGTCCAACAAATTGAAAACATTAATGACTTGTTCTAAACCTTGAGGTAATAGGTATTTTAAGGTATTAAGCACTATAAGAGATGGTAAAGGTGCATTTTTAGTcttatacattttgatttaacaaataatataaaaaatcactAATTAATTATGACACACTAAATCAGTATAGTATTGAGCACGTTAAGGTGGCAAATAACAATACTCACTACTGTATTCCACATAGTGGAGACATAATAAGTAAAAATATAACAAGCTCGCATTTTATTTTAAACGAGTTGGGTCTAAAAATAACAATCTTTATAAAATTTACTTAGTATATtggggcttttttatttttatatttcaaaatagttttttttttattattattttttttttttgcatttttacggaattttatatagaaactcctattgcaactagcgctgcgatctaaattgtaacaaaaaatcattcagaaactcctattgcaactagcactgcaaccactttaaaaaTCTAAAccgtaattttgaaaaaaaaaaaaaaataatatataaggtaatttccttaatatatttatattatatattattatatataaatataaggaagaggtttcaatggttacatttttattgtaactatcatggttacatttttttaagccattggattactattaaatggttgtgattaatttggaaattaaataaaaataaataataaataacttgtaacctgaaagtaacctaatcatttatttccttataaaactttaattaagattaattatattttaaaattaaattaattataattattaattaattttttgcaatttattactatataaggatcttttagcaatttatttttttatacttaaattatttaaaattttatagcaaaactttttataatttaaaattatacacatataatttcataatttaaattttgttatacttgtaatcttaattttaaattattacacttaattatttaatttttttatttaaatatttaaaaagtaaaaaatgaaataagttgaaggattttttagaaaaaaaatggatgCACTTGTTattgattgattagcttgaggcatcatacttagttcatataattgtaacaaaataattaaatatcatttaaaaataattaattatttgaaaatttattataagaagagaattttaatttgtgtcaaaagaagtttaatttttgtaaaaaaaaataaagtttattgtaaatattataattaaatggcttaattattaaaataattcaagtaaggatttaaatataaatattaattgctaaaagaggtcttgttaaatatttaattaattattttaagaaaatagttaattataattaaataattctaaaaaaggaatgtctactatttaattaattattttaagaaaataattaattataattaatcaaatctaaaaaaggatagtctacctattagtaacctgctattacaggttaaagaaaaatgtaaccatatggttacaataaaaatgtaaccattgaatagtcacccataaatataaatgtatacatatatatatatatacaagtaCAACTATATTAGATTATATTataaccacttgaggctagtTCAAGTGGTCATAAGAGAGTGTGTGTTAgaaattctgagttcgagtcccAAATTATATCttgtgtaatatataaacgcttaaataaaaacaatcaaaaaaaatattagattatATTATGTGTGATGATGAGGATGGTTCAGCTGAAGTGGAAATGTTGCTTTGAATAATGTGGTGAAGTTCTTCTTCCCTTGATCCAACCATCTTGTCCACTATATTTCCTtctttcaaaaataagaatgtgGGCATTGCTTCCACTGTCCAATCCTCAGCAACCGACTACCATACATACCAACAAAACCACTCATTCATTcattaaaaaactaaattataaattattacaaaactaacataaataaattaaatggagacaaaataaaatttaaaaaaaatagtttttttttttttggctacaCTAAAAAAAATGGTGCGGATTCCACCTTTACCTTCTTAACCtgggataagttgaaaaatattttttttttgtattcattaatcaaaaatacccttatattatatatatatatatattttaaatatactcACTTTTTTGAGTGGGTTGTCCAATATACCTTCACGCTTTACTTAAGTCTAGCATATAGTTTGCATTAACTTAAGGGGTTTAATGAGAATATTATCTATAAAAGTGtatatatcttaaagaatataaaaatagagttaaaaattaaaacaagtaaaataaagtgggtataccatataatttcctcTTTCAACCTTTGCATGTGGCCCAAATCTAAAGTCCGTTAAGTCTAGCCCAAACTGATAAAGGGTATAATTGTTTTCGGtatgtaaaaaattataaataattttgtattCTTATTGtggattatattataattatttttattaatttatattaattaattttagaaaattctaaataatttattattcaaaataatCAACTATCCACTTTACATTGTAtaaaacatatcaaaaataaaaatatttaaaaaaagtagAGCCTACCATAGAATTATTAAGTGTTATTATGAAAGTTTGTAGGGATGTAAGTTTTATACCATCAATTCATCGACATCAACCTCGAGAAATATGACATTGGGAAATTTCTTAGCCAATTCTCTATAGAATGGATTAATGCGACGACATGGTCCACACCATGAAGCTGTGAAATTAATAATCATCTGTGAACCAAACACAAATATCTTAGTAATTTAATCTTATTGCCatgtatacatatacataatttttaatGATATATGTTACCTAATTATAAGAGAGAATATAAAGCAAttgataaagaaaaaaaaaatactaatactTGTCCAATTCTCTTATagcatttttcaagaaaaactaAGACTCTTTGTTTCACTCCAACATTCAAGAAAAcatgattaattatatttattataattgtatttGCAAGAATTAATGTACTTAT from Cannabis sativa cultivar Pink pepper isolate KNU-18-1 chromosome 4, ASM2916894v1, whole genome shotgun sequence carries:
- the LOC115713812 gene encoding thioredoxin H1 — its product is MLINKNKLILKFLYYLKLCVRVSNKDKKKTKKDYLHVINCDTIEIWNKQFQKANESKSLMIINFTASWCGPCRRINPFYRELAKKFPNVIFLEVDVDELMSVAEDWTVEAMPTFLFLKEGNIVDKMVGSREEELHHIIQSNISTSAEPSSSSHII